A region of Numida meleagris isolate 19003 breed g44 Domestic line chromosome 26, NumMel1.0, whole genome shotgun sequence DNA encodes the following proteins:
- the MRC2 gene encoding C-type mannose receptor 2: MQCLGVSWHGANATAGLHPLATYECDRESVNMRWSCRGLGEQLSQHLGARPGNASLDRGDQARGSQWRTYGTEEDLCSVPYSEIYTIQGNSHGKPCTIPFKYDNQWFHECTSTGREDGHLWCATTQDYGKDERWGFCPIKSNDCETFWDKDHLTNSCYQFNFQSTLSWREAWNSCEQQGANLLSITEIHEQTYINGLLTGYSSTLWIGLNDLDINGGWQWSDNSPLKYLNWESDQPDNPSEENCGVIRTESSGGWQNRDCGIALPYVCKKKPNATTDPFLTDSWSEVKVDCEPSWQSFQSNCYRLVGEKKSWQDAKKTCLRSGGDLVSIHTLSELEFVTKQVKQDVEELWIGLNDLKLQMNFEWSDGTPVRFTYWHPFEPNNFRDSLEDCVTIWGPEGRWNDSPCNQSLPSICKKPGRVSQEKEEDDHGCRKGWKWHSPSCFWLGEDRVTYSDARKMCSDYGSTLVTITNRFEQAYVSSLIYGWDGEYFWTALQDINETGAFRWLSGDEVMYTHWNRDQPGYNKGGCVALATGSSMGLWEVKNCSTFKAKYICRQNLGTPVNPELPSAYPTPSLTGTCPLGWSADPKLRHCYKVFNFDKLQEKKTWIAAQEFCRELGAQLLSLGSYEEEHFVANTLNKIFGESEPEIHEQHWFWIGLNRRDPGGDRSWRWSDGMGFFYHNFDRSNYDDDDIRNCAVLDLASLQWMPMQCEAQLDWICKLPKGADVKEPEITTQGSKEWVKYQEAEYKFFEHHSTWVQAQRICSWFQAELVSVHSETELRFLGQNLKKFSRGQEQHWWIGLHTYENDGRFKWSDGSLLNFVSWAPGKPRPINKDKKCVYMTASREDWGDQKCPTALPYICKRSNATAVNPSVPPPPAPTSGGCPRGWVPFLSKCFSFNGHDKADIVKWPEAKQACESQGAVLATISSPLEQAFITSMLLNISFDLWIGLHDAKKEFQWVEGEPLRHVSWAPGEPSECSSSSPGDKPTNCVVVWHGSPPHFTGRWDDRSCVEEKHGYICQRSIDPSLSPAQTPYPPSPTGTLFYHNSTYRILQKPLRWHEALLLCETLNATLAAIPDPYSQAFLTQAVSSLRAPLWIGLANNEGGRSYSWLTEENLFYANWQDGEPQQAAGCAYMDVDGSWRTAGCDTKLQGGICQLQTGAPRTHKWSYSGSCPKSLEDSSWIPFRDHCYTFHMEVTLGQKDAMRRCQKVGGTVLSIQDEMENVFVWEHLQAYEGPSKGAWLGMTFNPKGGTLVWHDNTAVNYSNWGQHDTGPSMLSQNSCYWIQSSNGVWRLGSCTNVTMGVICKIPRVEESSFSRAALPENTTAIAVVVLSTLVLSALLGIAIFLYKRRRSSERGAFESARYSRTTSNPSEAAEKNILVSDMEMNEQQD; this comes from the exons ATGCAGTGCCTGGGGGTGTCGTGGCACGGGGCCAACGCCACGGCCGGCCTGCACCCCTTGGCCACCTACGAGTGCGACCGCGAGTCCGTCAACATGCGCTGGAGCTGCCGCGGTCTCGgggagcagctctcccagcacctcGGAGCCCGCCCAGGCAACGCCTCGCTGGACAGGGGTGACCAGGCACGCGGCTCACAGTGGAGGACGTACGGCACCGAGGAGGATCTGTGCTCCGTGCCCTACTCCG agaTCTACACCATCCAGGGCAACTCACACGGGAAGCCCTGCACCATCCCCTTCAAGTATGACAACCAGTGGTTCCACGAGTGCACCAGCACGGGCCGGGAGGACGGCCACCTCTGGTGTGCCACCACCCAGGACTATGGCAAGGATGAGCGTTGGGGCTTCTGTCCCATAAAGA GTAATGACTGTGAGACCTTTTGGGACAAGGACCATCTCACCAACAGCTGTTACCAGTTCAACTTCCAGTCCACGCTGTCCTGGCGGGAGGCTTGGAACAGCTGCGAGCAGCAAGGAGCCAACCTGCTCAGCATCACCGAGATCCACGAGCAGACCTACATCAATG GGCTGCTGACTGGGTACAGCTCCACGCTCTGGATTGGGCTCAACGACCTGGACATCAATGGGGGCTGGCAGTGGTCCGACAACTCGCCACTCAAGTACCTCAACTGGGAGAGCG ACCAGCCTGACAACCCCAGTGAAGAGAACTGTGGTGTGATCCGCACCGAGTCGTCTGGGGGGTGGCAGAACCGTGACTGCGGCATTGCCCTCCCCTATGTCTGCAAGAAGAAGCCCAATGCCACCACTGACCCCTTCCTGACGG ACTCATGGTCAGAGGTGAAAGTGGACTGCGAGCCCAGCTGGCAATCCTTCCAATCCAACTGCTACCGCCTGGTGGGAGAGAAGAAGAGCTGGCAGGATGCAAAGAAGACCTGCCTGCGGAGCGGGGGGGACCTGGTCAGCATCCACACGCTCTCCGAGCTGGAGTTCGTCACCAAGCAGGTCAAGCAAG ATGTGGAAGAGCTCTGGATTGGCCTAAATGACCTCAAGCTGCAGATGAACTTTGAGTGGTCCGACGGGACGCCCGTGAGGTTCACCTATTGGCACCCCTTCGAGCCCAACAACTTCCGTGACAGCCTGGAGGACTGCGTCACCATCTGGGGACCG GAAGGGAGGTGGAACGACAGCCCGTGCAACCAGAGCCTGCCCTCTATCTGCAAAAAGCCTGGCCGGGTGAGccaggagaaagaggaggatgaCCACGGGTGCCGGAAG GGCTGGAAGTGGCACAGCCCCTCCTGCTTCTGGCTGGGTGAGGACCGCGTCACCTACAGCGATGCCCGCAAGATGTGCTCCGATTACGGCTCCACGCTGGTCACCATCACCAACAG GTTCGAGCAGGCGTACGTCAGCAGCCTCATCTATGGGTGGGATGGAGAGTACTTCTGGACAGCCCTGCAGGACATCAACGAGACGGGCGCTTTCCGCTGGCTGAGCGGCGATGAGGTCATGTACACCCACTGGAACCGCGACCAGCCCG GTTACAATAAGGGTGGCTGCGTGGCCCTGGCCACCGGCAGCTccatggggctgtgggaggtGAAGAACTGCAGCACCTTCAAGGCCAAGTACATCTGCCGGCAGAACCTGGGCACGCCGGTGAACCCCGAGCTGCCCAGCGCGTACCCTACACCCAGCCTCACCGGGACCTGCCCGCTGGGATGGAGCGCGGACCCCAAGCTGCGGCACTGCTACAAG gtgttTAACTTTGACAAGCTGCAAGAGAAGAAGACGTGGATCGCGGCGCAGGAGTTCTGCCGGGAGCTGGGGGcccagctgctcagcctgggcaGCTACGAGGAGGAACACTTTGTGGCTAACACTCTCAACAAGATTTTTGG GGAGTCAGAGCCAGAGATCCATGAGCAGCACTGGTTCTGGATCGGCCTCAACCGGCGCGACCCTGGGGGGGACCGGAGCTGGCGGTGGAGCGATGGGATGGGG TTCTTCTACCACAACTTTGACCGCAGCAACTACGATGACGACGACATCCGGAACTGCGCGGTGCTGGACCTGGCCTCCCTGCAGTGGATGCCGATGCAGTGCGAAGCCCAGCTGGACTGGATCTGCAAACTGCCCAAAG GTGCTGACGTGAAGGAGCCGGAGATCACAACCCAAG GCAGCAAAGAGTGGGTGAAGTACCAAGAGGCTGAGTACAAGTTCTTCGAGCACCACTCGACGTGGGTGCAAGCGCAGCGCATCTGCAGCTGGTTCCAGGCAGAGCTGGTGTCGGTGCACAGCGAGACTGAGCTGCGCTTCCTGGGCCAGAACCTGAAGAAG ttCTCCAGgggccaggagcagcactggtGGATCGGGCTGCACACCTACGAGAACGATGGCAGGTTCAA GTGGTCTGATGGGTCCCTCCTCAACTTCGTCTCCTGGGCACCAGGCAAACCCCGTCCCATCAACAAGGACAAGAAGTGCGTCTATATGACAGCCAGCAGAG AGGACTGGGGGGATCAGAAGTGCCCGACAGCGCTGCCCTACATCTGCAAGCGGAGCAATGCCACCGCTGTGAATCCGTCCGTCCCACCACCGCCCGCTCCCACAAGCGGGGGCTGTCCCCGTGGCTGGGTCCCGTTCCTCAGCAAG TGTTTCAGCTTCAATGGCCACGACAAAGCTGACATCGTGAAGTGGCCGGAGGCGAAGCAAGCCTGCGAGAGCCAGGGCGCCGTGCTGGCCACCATCTCCAGCCCTCTGGAGCAGG CTTTCATCACGTCCATGCTGCTGAACATCTCCTTCGACCTCTGGATTGGCCTCCACGACGCCAAGAAGGAGTTCCAGTGGGTGGAGGGTGAGCCGCTGCGGCACGTCAGCTGGGCGCCTGGGGAGCCCTcggagtgcagctcctccagccccggCGACAAGCCG ACCAACTGCGTGGTGGTGTGGCACGGCTCACCCCCCCACTTCACGGGGCGCTGGGATGACCGGAGCTGTGTGGAGGAGAAGCACGGCTACATCTGCCAGCGGAGCATAG ACCCGTCCCTGAGTCCTGCGCAGACACCATACCCCCCGTCCCCCACCGGCACCCTCTTTTACCACAACAGCACTTACCGCATCCTGCAGAAGCCCCTCAGGTGGCACgaggccctgctgctgtgcGAGACCCTCAATGCCACCCTGGCCGCCATCCCCGACCCCTACAGCCAGGCCTTCCTCACCCAGGCCGTCAGCAGCCTACGGGCCCCGCTCTGGATCGGGTTGGCCAACAACGAG GGCGGTCGGAGCTACTCGTGGCTGACGGAGGAGAACCTGTTCTACGCCAACTGGCAGGACGGGGAGCCCCAGCAGGCCGCTGGCTGCGCCTACATGGATGTGGACGGGAGCTGGCGCACGGCTGGCTGTGACACCAAGCTGCAGGGCGGCATCTGCCAGCTCCAAACGG GTGCCCCCCGCACGCACAAGTGGAGCTACAGCGGCAGCTGCCCCAAGTCGCTGGAGGACTCATCCTGGATCCCCTTCAGGGACCACTGCTACACCTTCCACATGGAGGTCACCCTGGGGCAGAAGGACGCAATGCGGAGGTGCCAGAAAG tcGGTGGCACGGTGTTGTCCATCCAGGACGAGATGGAGAACGTCTTTGTGTGGGAGCACCTCCAGGCGTACGAGGGCCCATCCAAGGGTGCCTGGCTGGGCATGACGTTCAACCCCAAAG GAGGCACCTTGGTTTGGCATGACAACACAGCCGTGAACTACTCCAACTGGGGCCAGCACGACACGGGGCCCAGCATGCTGAGCCAGAACAGCTGCTACTGGATCCAGAGCAGCAACGGAGTCTGGCGCCTGGGCTCCTGCACCAACGTCACCATGGGGGTCATCTGCAAGATCCCCCGAG TGGAGGAGAGCAGCTTCTCCAGGGCAG CTCTGCCGGAGAACACGACGGCCATCGCGGTGGTGGTGCTGTCGACGCTGGTGCTGAGCGCGTTGCTGGGCATCGCCATCTTCCTGTACAAGCGGCGGAGGAGCTCGGAGCGCGGAGCCTTCGAGAGCGCCCGCTACAGCCGCACCACCTCCAACCCCAGCGAAGCGGCCGAGAAGAACATCCTGGTGTCGGACATGGAGATGAATGAGCAGCAGGACTAA